From Impatiens glandulifera chromosome 7, dImpGla2.1, whole genome shotgun sequence:
acaaacatataaaaaataattaaatgttataaagtttaaaataggGTTATTATTGATCTATTTTTtatcacataatattttatttttatttaaatattatatttatatattatttttattttaaatacattttaatttttaaatgaaaagaataatattaaaatttagataatctaaaaaatagtttataaagaaaatgaaatttggTGTGAGTAGATTATGATAGTTTAatcttctttttatatattaaatctaagttaaaaaaaaaatcactatcaTAAGAAAAGGTTTAACAAAATAGTAATTCCTTATCACAAAGTTACAAAGGAAGACAGGTATTTGTGTGAATGGTTGATCAACATGTGGGGTTCAATCATTTTTGGTCATTGTTCTAAAACTCTTCTCAAAATCAGCTAAATTTCCATTCTTTCACAAAGGGACGGAGAAAAGTAGAGCTCGGGCGAGGAAGAAAGGGATTTTCATCACTCTGACgatttgaaaacaaaaggtgAAATCCTATATCTTCCAACTTCTGATAAACCCTAGTGGGTACTTTCTATTTTGACTTCAATCTCTTGTTTTCAACTCGCATTGATCCCAATAAAAAGAAACCGATCCAGTAAGTTCAATTCAGAGGTGGGTATTTGCTGCAAATCTTGATCAGGTCTTGAACTCGTATTTACCTCGATGTTATCGTTTATAGACAAGACTTGTTGGGTTTTGACTGCAGTTGTATTCTTTCTTGTCTGGACATGAGaatttttcaaatgtttttctTGCTCAGATTGTAGAGAAAGAAGGGTATTCGAGATGAGTGGTTCCAAGATGGCAGGGACTTCAGCTCCAACTGTTCGTCGGGATCCATATGAGGTGCTTTCTGTTTCTAGAGATTCAACTGACCAGGAGATTAAAACCGCTTATAGGAAACTAGCTCTTAAGTAAGCTTATTTAACTTCTGTTTGTTCGTTTTGTTTGTATACGATCTAAATGGGCTTGCTATATGTGACTGTCACCAAGTGTAAGCtccaaaatttgaatttcttatacttattttattgaAGTTACGAACTGTTGATTAAAATTGGACCGAGTTTATCGATGATAGTACAAATGGACCTGGAACCTGCAAATGAGCTTGTTGTTCTGTTTGCAGTTTACTATGTTCTTTATTCTTCAATGGTGAAAAAATGATTACAAAGTTTATTTGTAGATGCTGAGTCACGATGTTCACATATGTGAGAgcttttaatttgaaatttgagaaaCAGAAGCATAAACAATAATTGTTGTTTGGCTTGTGATGTAATGttatattttcaattgttgCATTGGATATAATTTCGTGACAATTCTGACAGATATCCGTGATTTGATACAAATCGAgattcatttttcattcaaataaacCTATGTATTGACAGGTATCATCCTGATAAAAATGTGAGTAATCCAATGgtgaaaaaatgataacaaaGTTTTCTGTAGATGATGAGTCACGATGTTCACATATGTGAGAGCTTTTAATCTGAAATTTGAGAAACAGAAGCATAAACAATAATGGTTGTTTGGCTTGGGATGTAATGATATATTTTCAGTTGTTGCATTGAATATAATTTCGTGATGATTTTGATAGATATCCGTGATTTGATACAAATTGAGATTCatatttcattcaaataaaCCTATGTATTGACAGGTATCATCCTGATAAAAATGTGAGTAATCCGGAGGCTTCAGAACTCTTCAAGGAGGTAGCTTTTTCTTATAGCATTCTATCTGATCCGGAGAAGAGAAGGCAATATGATAATGCTGGGTTTGAGGTAGTTTTTACCTGCCTGTTTTCTTTATATTACTTGAGTTTTTTTCTTGGATTTATTAATACTGTCATTATATGTCTTATTTTGTACTTCATTTTGCTTCCTAAACTTGCATAATAAAAGCTCCTTTTACTCCCTCAGCTTGTGGTAGGATCATTTTCCTTTCTGAACTTTACAAAATGGCTCAAACTACTTTCCTTAATCATTTTTGGTTAACAGAGAAAAAAATAGTCAATATTGAAATTAAGGAGATGCAAATTTTTTATAGAGATGATTTAAGAACTTAACGGAGTAAACTAAAAATGACAATGTAACATGAGccatttttaaaagtaaaggaagtAAAACGAACCCTACACAAGAACTTCTATCATTTTTGAAACACTTTTTGAGTATTCATAACCTGAAATTGTTTTTAGCTCTAATATTCATAAATCAATAGAATTGTACATCAACTGGGACAAGTTGCTGGTTTTGAACTGCGGATGAAGAGGAAATTGAAACTCAATAGTAGCGAATtggacaaataaaataaaaaaacccatAGGAGAGAGAAATAACCGTAACTGGTTTGGAAAGATACtatagaatgaaaaaaaaaataaatgctGTTTGAACAATATAAAAGACAAAGAAACTAAAAAATAGGGTATTGATTTAGCAAATGGAATATGAAGAATGGAAAAAGAGTAAATGATGTGCATATGGTGTAAATCGTAATGTAGACGGAAGTAGGTGAAACAGAAAAGCATAAGAGCATTAAAAACCATTAGATGGGATTTGAGTGATTTTTACTGCTTGGTACCGCGTACCCTTCattgttcttcattttttgTTTGTGTAACTCTTTACCCACTTGACTATCTAACCGATTTCGTTTTTATTGGAAAATGCAACCTTCGCATTGACGATGATGgtaatgagattttttttttcaaaataagaaGAAATGATTAAAGCACCATTAGAATAGTATAGTTTTCTCTTTCCTTCACTGTGGGCAATGGCAAAAAAATTGACTTCTATAAAGACCCATGGCACCCTGGTGGGATTCTGGCTGACCCCTTTCGGGATCTCTTCGACTTGTAAGGATGCCAGAGTGGTAGACTGTTATAGAATGATTTCAGGCCTCACTAACTGTATTGCTTTCCTCTGCCGTCTCTCTCAAGGTGAGGAGGGTAGACTTGCCCACCTTGTGGAGACTCTTTCACAAGCTTGGACTCACCCAAATACAAACGGCATTTTTCAATCCTGTTGGCTCCCTTAACTTCAAGACTAACATCATTTACCACACAACCCTTCAAGGGGTGTCATCACGACTCCCTTGGAAGGAAGTATTGAAAGCTAGAATCTCATCTATAATTTCCTTTTATGTATGGGAAGCAATTCATGGTAGCGTTTTGACGACCATGAAGCTCATGAGTAAGGGAATTTGGCTAGTAGGTGCTCTGTCTTTGCATGAAGAGCGATGTGAGCATTGCTCATCCTCCTTCATTGCAATCTTGCTAGGAACTTGTGAGCTATCCTGCAAAATATTCTGAGTTTTGAGATCAATGGATTGGTTGGGGATCCGGAGTATCATCAACTATGACTAGAAGTCAATCCCTCTCATCATGTGGTGGACGATTTGAATGAAAATGAACAAAAGAACATTCGAAGGAAAACGTTACGGCTTTGGAAGAATCAAAGGATTGCTCCACACGTTTgcatcaattaaaaaaataggggCTTGTACGGGATGAGATTTGTTTGACCTTATTGGCATATAACTTTTTCTTGTTTTTGATATCCCCCACCCGATCTTGTCAATTTTGAATGCACATCGCGTTGTTTTTAGTGAAAAGTTggacatttaaataaaacattagaATAGGGTAATTATGTTGTTTGATATCTACAACAAgctgaataaaataatattttgattagaaTTAGTATAGGTAAGGATTATGTCATAATAGAATAGGCTACAAGTTTCATTAGGATTATACTAGCTATTAGAAAAACTCACAAATAttcctttaaattattattttttttaatttggatatatgccCCTCAACTATTACTTTTTTGatttatacaattatatttataaattttgaaccCCATGTTTTCATGGAAGATTTtccataattgtttttaaaaggtGACAAGTTCATTACTAAACTTGACCTGTTCGCTCATCAACTGAAACTACATTGCCTCTAAAACTAAAGGTCTTcaggcttgtttgatgtggattaTCCTACATCCCACCACCTATTATTTCTCCCATCAAATCATccattaaaataccaaaatacccttattttattattcataacatttaaaatattaaatagtaaaaatattttggttgtTTGACCAAACTAAcaaatttttcatcaaacattttttttaaaactctgattattttgaataaacaaGCCTTTCTTAGTCGTCTTCATCAAACTCTCGTAATTGGAGCTTGCTTGGTTGCTTCTGGTCCTTTAAATAATTAGTAGAAGAGCTTGAATCGATTTTCCTTTCAGAATGTTGATATTTGATGATGGATTTTGTAAACAGGCTTTGGAAGCCGATGGAATGGACATGGAGATTGACCTCTCTAACCTTGGAACGGTTAATACCATGTTTGCAGCATTATTCAGGTAAAGTTATTTTCAAATTCGGATTATTCTCTTTGATCATGAATTAGTTTGCATCGgttattctttttcattttgttaATAGCAAGCTTGGTGTCCCTATCAAGACAACCATATCTGCTAATGTTCTTGAAGAAGCCTTGAATGGAACTGTTACAGTCAGACCTCTTCCCTTAGGAACGTCAATTAGTGGAAAGGTAACAAGGGATATAATACATTTGTATATCAGGCTGGCGTTTCATGTTAACTAGTTATTGTTTATCCTTGTAGGTGGAAAAGCAATCTGCTCATTTTTTTGGTGTAACTATCAGTGAGGAACAAGCTGAGGCAGGGGTTGTGGTTAGAGTCACTTCAGCTGCACAAAGCAAATTCAAGGTGATATATTGGATGAAACCTGTCTAGTATATTGGTTTCTCGACCCGTGCCTCTTAGCTGGGCTTGACCGGGTGCTTGAACCCGGGCGGGGCAACCCCCCGGCAAGCACCAGATATGCTTATTAACTGCAACTTAGATTTGTTTCCAATTTTTGTATTGCAGTTACTTTATTTTGAACAAGATGTTAATGCGGGTTATGGTCTAGCATTACAGGTAACCTTTATGAAGTTTGCTCTTCTTTTCTCATTCTTACTTGTATGGTTCTATTTCATTTTTcgctttatatattttattttattttatgaaagatTAGCCAGCAACTCATCCTTTATAAAACTTTTTTCCTAAGACAGAAGAAACAATTGATGAAACATGCACATGGTTTGCCAAACAGAAAACATAtaacttaaccatttaaccaggcgcagaatttgtcgcctgacgggctcgaacccaggacctcatgaaggcctgggggatatccacctctggTTGCTGcaaggctagaagaggggatcgTGCATGTTTCTTCTGTCTTAGGATAAATGTTTAGcaatataaatattatctaaAGGATGAGTCCTTATTTATGAAAGAacagtataaaataaaatcataatattgCAATCAAAATAAATCTCTCAATTTAGGGTACCCACACCTTCCCATGTTTTCATTATTTGCAATATTCTATACCTCAAGGTGTGTTGTGCAGAATGGATCTGCatgtaattattaaaagttGATTTTCGGGAGTGTTTTAGAAGAATTTGAGATAAAGGGAGAGATTATGGAATCATTTTCTCATATATTTGACGGGGTAAACACCCATATAAAAATACATGTAAAAGTAAAGACAATTGATAAGAGTGAAAaaagttaactttttttttgggaaaaaaaaaattaacttatggTACATGACAAAACTTAACTTGTGGGATTTTCTGAGAGTTAACTTGTGGGGCTTGCTAAGAGTTCAGTTGTGAGAATAGCCTAATTGTTATCCACTCCCTCTCCGTCAAGGTGGTAGATTTCAGCCCGTACGTGGAGGCCCATacaaatttgattcaactcaAATGAGTGGTTTTGAGGACAATCTCCAAAGGAGGGTCTCTCAGAGTGATGTCGTGGAGTATTTGCACACTCCAAACCACTTGATTCAGCGAGTGATGGAAAATTGAGCCGAAGTCACCGACTGAAATGCGAAGTTTATGGCTCTCTTTACTTTCTTCTTTCAGCTGGTGAAGTGATTGCATTCGAGAAGATAGAGAGCAGCTCCTAATCTTCTTCTATGCACAAAACAAAGGTTTGTTTGGCTTTGAATTTCAGACAGCAATAAGCtgaaaactatatatatatatctgcaGCCTCTTTTTATACCGGCAGAGCCAAAAGAACAATAAGGAAAAAGACATGCtaagggtttatttggtttggataaaaataatagtaCATAAATGAATTTGTGTTTGTGGTGATGAGAGTCATGAGACCATTGGAACCCTTCGCCAATTGTTACTCCGACCATTGGCAGAGGCAATGAAAGATGATCGATTTGTAACACAAGACCGAAAACCAAGCTATGTTACCATGAAGAATTTGAGAAAATGGAGAGATTGTGGAATGATTTTCACATATCTTTCATGGGATAAACACccatatatatacatgtaagTAAAGAATATATAAGAGTGAAATAAGTTAACTTGTGGTACATGGAAAAAGTTAACTTGTGGGATTTGCCAAGAGTGAACTTGTGGGACTTTCTTAGATTGTTATTTCCATAACTTTGGGGAGGATATTTGCGGTTTGGAGTCGCGAAAGTATGTATGAGATTTTCGCGACTTCGTTCTTAATCTtctcaaatatattataaagtataTCTGGATCTCAAAATGTTTTGGTATATTATGATGAACTGTGGATCTGAGTATGTCTGGCTATATCACGATGAATTGGATTTTTGCAACGCTGATAGCTGCAAGATACTCATTTTGTGGTTATCTTTAGTTCATTATGTATCCCTAAAAGTAAACATCTACTTCACATATCACAAGTGTGAGAGCCCTTAACTTAGCCCCAACGTTGCATTTTGTATGGTTTCTCTAGGTGATCAAATTTCCCAAGACATAAGTACACAATATCCAGAGGTAGGTTGTTAACATCCCTAACCCAATTTGCATTAGTCGGTTGTTCATGTATATAAGTTGTCCATCCGTCACTAATGTCTCCCATTGTCGTGCATTTTCTATGAGAGCTGATTTTGTTATAAAAGTTGATCAGGATATTTGTGGGCTTACAAGTGACCATTGTTGTTCACTTAGGATTGGATGTGTGTGTTTACCTTACATGCCAAGATTGCAAGGAAGTGCTTTGGAGGTCGAGGTCCTTAATGTCAAACTCCCAAGTGGAATTTGTAGTTATTCAAGTTCTTCCTCGTTGTCTCTTGTGGGAACGATATCATCGACATAAACAAGGACTACCATTTTTTTGTTTGGAGAAATCTTAACAATATGATCAATTGGCATTGTGTGTAACCATGTTTAGTTTCTCAATTTGTAAAATTACCATACCAAGCACTACATGATTGTTTTGACTTGTGAAGTTTGCAAACTTTATTGCTTGAATTGTTTGTACTTAGTCTCGGAGAGTCTTTCAATTATTTCTTCCTCCATATCACCATTCACGAATGTGTTTTGACGTCTTGCTTAGCGTCCGGGTCGGTGGTAGGTATTGTTTGCAACTAAAGAGAACAAAATTATGATGTCGTTGAGTTTGGCAACATGAGAAAATGACTGTTAAGAGGGGaaagggttagggttagggttagggctGATTCCCTGTGGATGGAGTAGTGGATAGTGGTggttacaaataaaatagtttttttgttttgaatttaagaAGCTAGTACGATTTCTCATAGTCATGGCCTCACTTTAATTTAAGGCGTTTTTAGTGgaaatcgaacccgtgaccttTGATCTCTTAAGCACGACTTTTATCATTTGAGCTACACTAGTgtgttaaaaagaaaataagcaCAACATTCTAACATCATGACTCATTACAAATATAATAGTATAGATTAGTAGCGGTTATGTTTTAGTTAAGAAATGAATTAGTTGAATACTCTGGTTAGAGTTTCTATCTCTCTCATCCCAATTGTATTCTCACTAGCATCTAGGGTTCTATTTTTCCCCATTAATTTTCTCATCTCAATACAATTCTCTTTGATTCAATGTATCGTTCATCAATTATAGTTTTCTAGGGTTCTATTTTTCCCCATTAATTTTCTCATCTCAATACAATTCAAGGGTGAATTAGGGCCTCCTCATCCATAGTATTAGGAACATGGACTTCATCATGGGATGCAGCACATGCCTGATATGAGAGAGATAAATATACCCATAGGTTGGGTGCATTGTGTTGGACCCGGAACCTTTCTTATTATAGCAAATTATCAAGATTATTAATCACATGTGAAGTCGAATTGGGCTAGGTGATTATTAATCACATTTCCAATTCAGACTCTTGGAAATGTGATGTTTGTGTCGGCCTTCATCTTGTGTGCACTTGGTGTTCATTCCTCCAAAATGATGTGAAGGCAACACGAGCAGCTGGATGTGAGGTTGGTTTGGGTAGTGAGTGTGGTTTGAGAAAGGATATGTGGTAGTATTCATTTAGAGTCTCCCCTAATAGCATAACTCTAGCAGGGTTGTGGTACAATTTGAAGGACTTAGGTAGGGTTTTGTAACAAAATTCAGATAGATTCAGAGAAAGAGATATAGGAACTATCTAAGCCCTTTAGGTGAGAGAACCATGAAGAACTTTGGTAACTAAGAATAGTCTCTTTACTCAattcatatcttctttcattaacatgtatttattataatgtaaAGAAGTTGCCTCAAATAACTGCCTAACAAGTTGTCTAACAACTTTGGACAAATGTAGATAACTGATAAACTTCATGGACAAATGTAGATAACTGATAAACTTCAtggacttatttattattttcatctaACAATATCGATCTAGCCACCAATATATCTAGAAGATGAATCGAATTGTCCATTGTTGATGTATTTCCACCGTCGAGTTGTCCAACTGTTCATTGTAGCCCTATCTTTATTAGGTTGGTGCTTACGAATATGACATTCATTTGTAGTATGTCTTTTTGGTGATAACAGTCCTGTTCGTGTATAccaagaaaatttatttaatgaacATGAGATCAAGTTTGATCTATGGACAATATTGTTGTGGTAAATATCGTAATGCTAGAGAAATCATTACCGCAGGTCATAGATTGGAGGTCATAAGCGTGTATACTGTAAAATCGATTTtgaggaaaaaaaatatgtgaaccATCGAATAAGAGCCTCATCGAAATGACATACATTTGTCTCATATATTATGAGGATGGTgagaaagatatatattttgcGTCCAAGGTGGGTTTATATTTGGAGATACTACCATGGTTTAAAATTGGGAAATGTCTTACGGTCTTACCTTTGAGTGCATTTCAACGATTGATTGTGAATGTGatcaaatatgaaaaattaagaaCTTTAGTTAGCATTTAGGAAGAGAAAACTTGGTGGAAAGGATGGAGTTGAGGAGGACTTGAAAATGACTTTGGAAATTCATTGATATAGCATTCAATAATGAGGTAGGTAGCGGTCGACACATCACCTATAAAGTTCTTGAGTATATTTGAAGAGAACATGAGAAAAAAATTTCTCGTGTGAAAATTAAGAAATGGTAAGGAGGAACATGGGGCAATGTGTTATCTCGAGATGTCTGATTTTGTGTTCTGAAATCTCATTTTGTTGCAGATTGTCGACACAAAAAATGAGATGAATAATGTCTAGGATGAAAAAGATGAgaggaaaattaatttttttgcaTTGTCAATTTAGCGAATCTACACCTAAATAGTACTACACCTTCCATATTTTCATCATATGCACATATTCAACATCTATAAAGTTATATACACAAAACCAATGTGCAGGAAGATAGCGAGAAAACGGGCAAGGTGACATCTGCTGGAATGTACTTCTTGCATTTTCAGGTCTATAGAATGGATTCCACCTTAAATGCGGTAAGTTAGATTTTATTAGTATTACTATTACTTATTTTTGCTTCCTTTGCCTTTCGATGGACATATATAATGAGAATCTATCTCGCGCTGACTTTGCAGTTAGCAATGGCCAAGGACCCTGAATCCGCTTTCTTCAAACGGTTGGAAGGCCTTCAACCTTGCGAGGTTTCACAACTAAAATCTGGCACCCATATATTTGCCGTTTATGGTCTGTATTGCACATTGCTGTTTAAATTTCTGATTTACCAgatgtattttctctttctgaTCTGGGCTGGGCTGAGCTGAGGTTTAAATTTACTGCACAGGGGACAACTTTTTTAAAACTGCTAGTTACACAATCGAGGCTGTTTGTGCAAAGACTTACGAGGACACCACTGAAAAACTGAAAGATATCGAGTCTCAAATTTTAAGGAAGAGAAATGATCTACGTCAGTTTGAGACTGAGTACAGAAAGGTAACCGCCATCCATCACTATTTCTGTATAATAATAGTATTCTTATTATGGTTTGTTTTCTCACAGGCACTGGCTCGGTTTCAAGAAGTAACAAACCGGTACAGCCAGGAAAAGCAAGCTGTAAGTTTGATTATTTAGTATCAtttcttttagtttgttttaCAATTCAAACACTAAAAGTTTCTCAAACGTAGGTTGATGAGCTGCTTAAACAGAGAGATGGCATTCATTCTTCATTTACAATAACTAGAGCAGTTATCAACAGTGGAGGAAGTGGAGTTCATGTTAACAATGGCAGCAGTAGTAAAAGTGTTGGGGAGGAAGTGAAGGTTGAGAGCAGCCCCGGGGATGATGGAAGCTCGGATGGGAAGGAGAAACCGTCGAAGAAGAAATGGTTCAACCTTAATATGAACAAATcagataaaaagacttaaaagttGGCAATATTATTTGTGATATTTGAAGAACATTGTGAGATATGTATTAGAACATATACAATAGTAGTACAAGGGGTTATACATTTCATTCTTATATTGCTTCATTTTTGAAGTTCAGATTTGTTTGTAAAAACagttgaattttttatttttattttttttccctaAGATATGGCTTTATTTGTAAAAGCCAACAATTGTTAGCATTGTAATTATATTTGGTTCActttgacatttattttatctatgatCCATGGTTTTAGTGAGCTACAAATTAAATACTTTAATGATTAATCCATTAAAATGTTaagttagtttatttttttccgatagtgttaatttttttaaattaaaaaatagaatttgttttaattttctaTAGGACTAAAAGGTTACAAAAACAATACATCAATTACAACCTTTTCCTAAACAAATAACACCAATACAACAATAACGTTCTTATTACAAAAACACATAACAATCAATTACATTACTAAAATAAGTGGAGGCGTCGTTTTGTATGTTACAAACAGATGTTTTTGGCCAAACAAAGGCACATTTTTTTTGTGACATAAACCGAAATGAGCTTTAGTTCAGGCAGATTAGTAACACCTATCGTGGGAGTTCTTTTTCAGTTTCAGAAGAATGGACCAATTTGAAAGTATTTCTAGGTTAAATTCgaataagaaaacataaaaaaattatattatctagatttaattaaatttatttgatattttctatttatatttgGATGTAGATTTTAGCTTCAATTACCTCAATTAATCAAGCTAAAAAAaggaatgttttttttttaatatttgttccCCTTTGTTGTGCCATACATACACTCCATGATTCAACAAGATTCTCTATTTATAGTATAAACATTGAACTTTCAAATAAATCCAATTTATTATTCTGTTATGTACCCACCCACtatcctaaaaaaatatataaatccatttattttctcaatgccgcctcaattaattaataactaattagggattatttaaatttgattaattgattaggtaaaataaatataaagaatataCCATAGCTTCTTAATTAAGTAGCATGGTCCATAAGGACCATAACCCATTTGCAACCTacttctaataataataattattatattgcaTCCGTACTGTTCCAACTTGACCCATTTGATAAATTAAGCAATAATTTATTGAGCAAtagttgataatatttttatattttgtttcaacTGTTCAATTGTTCAggaacaattatttatttatttttattcgaaATAGAATTGATTAATTTGAAGTAATGGGTCTGATATGatgtaaacaaaaaaaatatctatctATCTTAGTTATCTATTCTTGGACTTTGTTTTTAGCTGAAAAAGACATAGGGTTTGtttaattttgagttttttggGGATttattttcaatgtttttttttttgaaaaagataacTTATTTAAGATTtgtgtaaaattaattaataaaattttctttaatatttaaaaatttaatttaataaaaataaactaaaactattttgatattttaattaataaattaaatattttattagataaaatgataataaggtgatataaataattttttaatttaaaataactaaagaaCCCAATATCAAACCACATCTTAGTTGGGCTTTCTTATGGGTTTTTTTACACAAAATTTAGCCAATCATAtcttattaatcaattaattaaaatatttttatttttattttat
This genomic window contains:
- the LOC124944941 gene encoding chaperone protein dnaJ 15-like: MSGSKMAGTSAPTVRRDPYEVLSVSRDSTDQEIKTAYRKLALKYHPDKNVSNPEASELFKEVAFSYSILSDPEKRRQYDNAGFEALEADGMDMEIDLSNLGTVNTMFAALFSKLGVPIKTTISANVLEEALNGTVTVRPLPLGTSISGKVEKQSAHFFGVTISEEQAEAGVVVRVTSAAQSKFKLLYFEQDVNAGYGLALQEDSEKTGKVTSAGMYFLHFQVYRMDSTLNALAMAKDPESAFFKRLEGLQPCEVSQLKSGTHIFAVYGDNFFKTASYTIEAVCAKTYEDTTEKLKDIESQILRKRNDLRQFETEYRKALARFQEVTNRYSQEKQAVDELLKQRDGIHSSFTITRAVINSGGSGVHVNNGSSSKSVGEEVKVESSPGDDGSSDGKEKPSKKKWFNLNMNKSDKKT